A section of the Planctomycetota bacterium genome encodes:
- the pheS gene encoding phenylalanine--tRNA ligase subunit alpha has protein sequence MSQDSAPTADPLQEIEATTADADAGLAAVTNADELEAFRIQFLGTKGRVKGLMKLLGKVPGDQKKAVGQGVNALQKRLQSAFEEKKQALTAGATEAADAIDVTEPGVAPPVGNLHLLLRTADELTDLFGRMGFDVASGPEVEDEFHNFVALNIPEQHPARDPLDNFYLADPPEGRDEKHLRLLRTQTSTVQIRVMQTQPPPIRVVIPGRVYRPDTHDDTHLSMFHQLEALVVDENVTMVDLKSTITQFVHAYFGPETKMRFRASFFPFTEPSAEVDVFFEDKQQWIELGGCGMVHPNVLTACGIDPTKYSGWAFGFGIERIAMRKYGIPNIRLFIENDVRFLRQF, from the coding sequence ATGTCCCAAGATTCCGCCCCAACCGCCGACCCGCTGCAGGAAATCGAAGCCACCACCGCCGACGCCGACGCCGGCTTGGCCGCGGTGACCAACGCCGACGAGCTCGAAGCGTTTCGCATCCAGTTCCTCGGCACAAAGGGCCGCGTCAAGGGGCTGATGAAGCTGCTCGGCAAGGTCCCCGGCGACCAGAAGAAGGCCGTCGGGCAGGGCGTCAATGCCCTGCAAAAGCGGCTACAATCGGCGTTTGAGGAGAAGAAACAAGCCCTTACCGCCGGCGCGACCGAGGCCGCCGACGCCATTGATGTCACCGAGCCAGGCGTCGCACCGCCGGTCGGCAACCTGCACCTGCTGCTGCGAACGGCGGATGAGCTGACGGACCTGTTCGGCCGGATGGGCTTCGACGTGGCGTCCGGGCCGGAGGTGGAGGACGAGTTCCACAACTTCGTCGCCCTGAATATCCCCGAGCAGCACCCGGCCCGCGACCCGTTGGACAACTTTTACCTCGCCGATCCGCCCGAAGGTCGTGACGAGAAGCACCTGCGGCTCCTGCGGACCCAAACCAGCACGGTCCAGATCCGCGTGATGCAGACCCAACCGCCCCCGATCCGCGTGGTCATCCCCGGCCGTGTCTATCGCCCCGACACCCACGACGACACGCACCTGAGCATGTTCCACCAGCTCGAGGCCCTCGTCGTCGACGAGAACGTCACGATGGTGGACCTGAAAAGCACCATCACGCAGTTCGTCCACGCCTACTTCGGGCCGGAGACGAAGATGCGGTTCCGGGCGAGCTTCTTTCCCTTCACCGAGCCGTCGGCCGAGGTTGACGTGTTCTTCGAGGACAAGCAGCAGTGGATCGAACTGGGTGGCTGCGGGATGGTCCATCCCAACGTACTGACCGCCTGCGGTATCGACCCGACGAAATACTCCGGCTGGGCCTTCGGCTTCGGCATCGAGCGGATCGCCATGCGCAAGTACGGCATCCCCAACATCCGTCTGTTCATCGAGAACGACGTGCGGTTCCTGCGACAGTTTTAG
- a CDS encoding polysaccharide biosynthesis/export family protein, with amino-acid sequence MAVDEQHTEALLAAYIDGELDAEQRAAVEASLAKRPSHAAMVDQMRRARALVKGLPTEPAPVGLADDVLGQLERAALLEPAGLAIKPARQRPLALAAAVVLLLAGGLVAFVLFGLPEPNESVKTAASDSATRGGIGGDIDEVPGEETDAGSPVMDEPEVDVDGTPTPSLPPDEPVDGEDDPTPTFTRDMFAADTPSRIGGGRLPGGLWFDLQPRNPLDTRPRNPLDIDPNPSLAAGPANERVRPVMVIAETVDSAAVQAEIERFIADQGLVVQSNADGTFALRMSRRDALMLADALASAERVTLLNAEASAGGLIEPGETLRVELIKRNDPTQAEAVDVEVRPDGTVRVVGGLAREVGPLPAAGATEQELADALESQLGEDGPLQVNVRRQSNGQVTPVDPDRRIKPGDRLEIALGDVSEVRVVDAAGMVSVPELDPIFASGFRPQELANLIDYQYREGFIGAEPKVRVSFADPPMPPGGDAVVDTLIVIRPVLPAAPK; translated from the coding sequence ATGGCTGTGGACGAACAACATACCGAAGCGCTGCTCGCGGCTTACATCGATGGCGAACTCGACGCCGAGCAACGTGCCGCTGTCGAAGCATCGCTGGCCAAGCGGCCCAGCCACGCGGCCATGGTCGACCAGATGCGTCGTGCACGGGCACTCGTCAAGGGGCTGCCGACCGAGCCGGCACCGGTCGGGCTGGCGGATGACGTACTCGGTCAGTTGGAGCGGGCCGCATTGCTTGAGCCGGCCGGTCTTGCGATCAAACCCGCGCGTCAGCGACCGCTGGCGTTGGCTGCAGCCGTGGTGCTGTTGCTCGCGGGCGGCTTGGTGGCGTTCGTCCTTTTCGGACTGCCCGAGCCGAACGAGTCGGTGAAGACCGCGGCCAGCGACTCGGCCACGCGGGGGGGCATCGGCGGGGACATCGACGAAGTGCCGGGCGAGGAAACTGACGCCGGATCGCCGGTGATGGATGAGCCGGAAGTCGATGTGGATGGCACACCAACGCCATCGTTGCCACCGGATGAGCCGGTCGATGGTGAAGATGATCCCACGCCGACGTTCACGCGTGACATGTTCGCGGCCGACACGCCGTCACGGATCGGCGGGGGGCGATTGCCGGGCGGTTTGTGGTTCGATCTTCAGCCGCGTAATCCGCTGGATACGCGGCCGCGAAACCCCTTGGATATCGACCCCAATCCGTCTCTCGCTGCCGGGCCTGCGAATGAGCGAGTCCGGCCGGTGATGGTCATCGCCGAGACCGTCGATTCGGCTGCGGTTCAGGCGGAGATCGAGCGATTCATTGCCGACCAAGGCTTGGTCGTTCAAAGCAACGCCGATGGGACGTTCGCGCTACGCATGTCTCGGCGGGACGCATTGATGCTGGCCGATGCGCTGGCGTCGGCCGAGCGGGTGACGTTGCTCAACGCCGAGGCGTCGGCCGGCGGCTTGATCGAGCCGGGGGAGACGCTGCGGGTCGAACTGATCAAGCGTAACGACCCGACCCAGGCCGAAGCGGTCGATGTCGAGGTGAGGCCGGACGGCACCGTCCGCGTCGTCGGCGGGCTTGCACGTGAGGTCGGCCCGCTGCCCGCCGCTGGTGCGACCGAGCAGGAACTCGCCGACGCGCTCGAATCCCAGCTCGGCGAGGACGGTCCGTTGCAGGTCAACGTCCGCCGGCAGTCGAACGGCCAAGTCACGCCCGTCGATCCAGACCGACGCATCAAGCCCGGCGACCGGCTCGAAATCGCGCTCGGGGACGTCTCCGAAGTGCGTGTTGTCGATGCGGCCGGGATGGTCAGCGTGCCCGAACTCGACCCCATCTTTGCCAGCGGTTTCCGGCCGCAGGAGTTGGCGAACCTCATTGACTATCAGTATCGCGAGGGCTTCATCGGTGCCGAACCCAAGGTGCGGGTGTCGTTCGCCGATCCGCCGATGCCGCCGGGAGGTGATGCGGTGGTCGATACGCTGATCGTGATCCGTCCGGTCTTGCCGGCCGCGCCGAAGTGA
- a CDS encoding sigma-70 family RNA polymerase sigma factor: protein MPNSEPDPAALFDAARAGDRAAFGQLVRIYQDRLYNGVLRLVGDHDETKEIVQEALLKALQNIGTHRGESGAYTWMFRIAMNLAISRLRKVRRHRTFSLNARSYANDREPSERVADDHAPEPGDRLDRRERDALVLAAVGRLDVEYRTLIVLRDLEGFDYRQMADLLDLPLGTLKSRLFRARLALREELAPYFGVEERSPASAPDPTGRSAPSSTENSERSPAL from the coding sequence ATGCCAAACAGCGAACCGGATCCCGCAGCACTATTCGACGCTGCGCGGGCCGGGGATCGGGCGGCTTTCGGGCAACTTGTCCGAATTTACCAGGATCGGCTCTACAACGGCGTGCTGCGGCTCGTCGGTGACCACGACGAAACCAAGGAAATCGTCCAGGAAGCCTTGCTCAAGGCGTTGCAGAACATCGGCACCCACCGCGGCGAGTCCGGGGCGTACACGTGGATGTTCCGCATCGCGATGAATCTGGCGATCAGTCGGCTCCGCAAAGTGCGTCGTCATCGGACTTTTTCGCTCAACGCTCGCAGCTACGCCAATGACCGGGAGCCGAGCGAGCGGGTTGCCGACGATCATGCGCCCGAGCCGGGCGATCGGCTCGACCGGCGGGAACGGGACGCGCTGGTGTTGGCGGCGGTGGGGCGTCTGGACGTCGAATACCGGACGCTGATCGTGCTCCGTGATCTGGAGGGTTTCGACTATCGGCAGATGGCGGATTTGCTGGATCTGCCGCTGGGCACACTCAAGAGCCGGCTGTTTCGCGCCCGGCTCGCACTTCGCGAAGAACTTGCCCCGTACTTCGGCGTCGAAGAGAGATCACCGGCGTCCGCTCCGGACCCGACCGGCCGATCGGCCCCAAGTTCGACGGAGAATAGTGAGCGTTCCCCGGCGTTGTGA
- a CDS encoding SET domain-containing protein-lysine N-methyltransferase, translating to MRRPAPIAVQSPLIEVRRVNDCDPAGRGVFARTDISAGSLIERMPVLLIPRKQVFGANPTAKRAARISWYVFDRGKVDGQHMVGLALGYGSLYNHATNPNAEFEHISPDLMHVNARRDITAGEEITLHYKDDPGVEVDLGFEQRDSQVT from the coding sequence ATGCGACGCCCCGCGCCGATCGCCGTGCAGTCGCCACTGATTGAAGTGAGACGTGTGAACGACTGCGACCCCGCCGGCCGCGGTGTCTTTGCGCGAACCGACATCTCTGCCGGATCGCTCATCGAACGAATGCCGGTCCTGCTGATTCCTCGCAAACAAGTCTTCGGCGCGAACCCGACCGCTAAGCGGGCGGCACGGATTTCGTGGTATGTGTTTGATCGTGGCAAGGTTGATGGTCAACACATGGTCGGCCTCGCCCTGGGCTACGGGTCGCTCTACAACCATGCGACCAACCCCAACGCGGAGTTCGAACACATCTCGCCCGACCTGATGCACGTCAACGCTCGCCGCGACATCACCGCCGGGGAGGAGATCACGCTCCACTACAAAGACGACCCCGGCGTCGAGGTTGACCTGGGGTTTGAACAGCGTGACAGCCAAGTGACGTAA